In Myxococcales bacterium, a genomic segment contains:
- a CDS encoding ferritin-like domain-containing protein: protein MSSPLASFHLDLEGIGFDQGASVLLRRALSQLPPGRPLRVRGGSAGFGDALQAWGRARGLAVQLDADGHAELAGQPTSGGGASGDALTDDAVLETPPSTWGLAARGARVEGGGPSFDFPLATKQEVWSDEAACLYRQGASAQWDPESAIPWLTPRTHPDEVEDAVVAIMTYLVESETAALVVPARFASQVHPYFREVMQVLALQAADEARHMEVFARRARLYGWPLGTSTVSAQLSLKTLVEEPDFALASFLLAVLGEGNLLALLRFLALHGPDAVCQRVAHLAAQDEARHVAFGLSHLGRQLAHDPGLQERLAHAVERRHEALAETTPLDEGLFDALVVIAAGSVSPQAIAHGYDAVVSLIAEMDRGRRLRLRRLGFSPREAAALSALHTRNLM, encoded by the coding sequence GTGTCATCCCCTTTGGCCTCTTTCCACCTCGACCTCGAAGGCATCGGCTTCGACCAGGGCGCGTCGGTGCTCTTGCGGCGCGCCTTGTCCCAGCTTCCGCCGGGACGGCCTTTGCGGGTGCGGGGAGGGTCTGCCGGCTTCGGCGACGCACTGCAGGCTTGGGGCCGCGCCCGTGGGCTCGCGGTGCAGCTCGACGCTGACGGACACGCCGAGCTGGCAGGGCAGCCCACGAGCGGCGGCGGTGCTTCCGGTGATGCCCTCACCGACGACGCCGTGTTGGAGACACCACCAAGCACCTGGGGCCTGGCGGCCCGCGGCGCGCGGGTCGAGGGGGGAGGTCCCTCCTTCGATTTTCCTCTGGCGACCAAACAGGAGGTGTGGAGCGACGAGGCGGCCTGCCTTTACCGTCAGGGCGCGTCGGCACAGTGGGATCCCGAAAGCGCCATCCCCTGGCTGACCCCGCGCACCCACCCCGACGAGGTGGAAGACGCGGTGGTGGCGATCATGACGTACTTGGTGGAGAGCGAGACCGCCGCGCTCGTGGTGCCCGCCCGCTTCGCGAGCCAGGTGCACCCCTACTTTCGCGAGGTCATGCAGGTGCTGGCCCTGCAGGCCGCGGACGAGGCCCGACACATGGAGGTGTTCGCCCGCCGGGCCCGGCTTTACGGGTGGCCGCTCGGCACTTCGACCGTGAGCGCACAGCTCTCGCTCAAAACCTTGGTGGAAGAGCCGGATTTTGCGCTTGCCTCGTTTTTGCTCGCGGTGCTGGGCGAGGGCAACCTGCTGGCCCTGCTGCGCTTCCTGGCACTTCATGGTCCCGACGCCGTCTGTCAGCGTGTGGCGCATCTGGCGGCCCAAGACGAAGCGCGCCATGTGGCCTTCGGGCTCTCGCACCTGGGACGGCAGCTCGCCCACGATCCAGGCCTGCAGGAACGGCTTGCCCACGCGGTCGAGCGGCGGCACGAGGCGCTCGCAGAAACCACCCCGCTCGATGAAGGGCTGTTCGATGCGCTGGTGGTGATCGCGGCGGGCTCGGTGTCGCCGCAGGCCATCGCCCACGGCTACGACGCCGTCGTGAGCCTCATCGCAGAGATGGATCGGGGCCGGCGCCTGCGCCTGCGGCGCCTCGGGTTTTCACCCAGGGAGGCCGCCGCCCTGTCGGCGCTGCACACCCGGAACCTGATGTAG
- a CDS encoding protein kinase, translated as MNASSSQMPAQAPRLAHKYELLAPIGRGGMAELFLAKTTGPADCVKLVALKRVWKDLLREPDFVSMFLDEARLALRLNHPNVVHTFEVGTMDDQLFIAMEFLEGQPFNAVLNRCFVLGTLPLDLRLRVLLQVLDALEYAHTLRSYDGKPLGVVHRDVSPHNVFVTYEGAVKLLDFGIAKSLAAGHATRPGVLKGRLGYMAPEQVTGRAIDRRADIFSVGVMLWEAISGRRLWHGRSEAEIVRTLASGVPLPPPSGAEASPELLRVCARALSLAPEGRYESAAAFANALESVLLNAEMSHTRRLANVVADAFVKERDEMRALIESGLRPSAALVAAAEQDFRATVSSLLPIPLEPAPAARTRRASRARLGAAVLAFSVCGVGAGLGATYLARAPEPGAGGPSEQVLPKPETVTPPSAPEREFAAASDDPASPQTPVAADPPREETAPVAAVPPEPDPRPKPPRRHEPRQVREPGESSRGGALPQDSNRTGAPPTEAPPSKAVASDPFEVELRPRVRVAKQRAIDVTNPYDSP; from the coding sequence ATGAACGCCTCTTCCTCACAGATGCCTGCCCAGGCGCCGCGCCTGGCCCACAAGTACGAGCTGCTCGCGCCGATCGGGCGTGGGGGCATGGCGGAGCTGTTTTTGGCGAAGACCACGGGGCCTGCCGACTGCGTGAAGCTGGTGGCCTTGAAGCGGGTATGGAAGGACCTGCTCCGGGAGCCCGACTTCGTCAGTATGTTCCTTGACGAAGCCCGCCTGGCTCTTCGTCTCAACCACCCTAACGTGGTGCACACCTTCGAGGTCGGCACCATGGACGACCAGCTCTTCATCGCGATGGAGTTCCTGGAAGGGCAGCCGTTCAACGCGGTGCTGAACCGCTGCTTCGTGCTGGGCACGCTGCCGCTCGATCTGAGGCTGCGCGTTCTGCTTCAAGTGCTGGACGCGCTCGAATACGCGCACACCCTGAGGAGCTACGATGGAAAGCCTTTGGGGGTGGTCCACAGGGATGTGAGCCCGCACAACGTCTTCGTGACCTACGAAGGCGCCGTGAAGCTTCTCGATTTCGGGATCGCCAAATCCTTGGCTGCGGGCCACGCCACGCGCCCGGGCGTGCTCAAGGGGCGCCTGGGGTACATGGCCCCCGAGCAGGTGACCGGGCGGGCGATCGACCGGCGCGCCGATATCTTCTCCGTGGGCGTGATGTTGTGGGAGGCGATCAGCGGCCGGCGTCTGTGGCACGGCAGGTCCGAGGCCGAGATCGTGCGTACACTGGCATCCGGCGTTCCGCTGCCGCCCCCAAGCGGCGCGGAGGCTTCACCCGAGCTCCTGCGCGTCTGCGCGCGCGCGCTGTCCCTGGCCCCGGAAGGGCGGTACGAAAGCGCTGCGGCCTTCGCGAACGCGCTTGAGTCGGTGCTCCTCAACGCAGAGATGTCGCACACGCGGCGCCTTGCCAACGTCGTGGCCGACGCCTTCGTCAAGGAGCGCGACGAGATGCGCGCGCTCATCGAGAGCGGTTTGCGCCCGAGCGCCGCGCTGGTCGCCGCCGCCGAGCAAGACTTTCGCGCCACGGTGTCGTCGCTGCTGCCGATTCCTCTGGAACCCGCGCCCGCCGCGAGGACACGCCGCGCGAGCCGTGCGCGCTTGGGTGCGGCGGTGCTGGCGTTCTCGGTGTGCGGCGTCGGTGCGGGGCTGGGCGCCACGTACCTCGCGAGGGCCCCGGAGCCGGGCGCGGGGGGGCCAAGCGAGCAGGTGCTGCCGAAGCCCGAGACCGTCACGCCTCCCTCTGCCCCCGAGCGCGAGTTTGCGGCGGCCTCCGACGATCCGGCTTCGCCGCAGACCCCCGTGGCCGCAGATCCTCCGCGCGAAGAGACGGCCCCCGTGGCCGCTGTCCCGCCGGAGCCCGATCCGCGCCCGAAGCCCCCGCGCCGGCACGAACCGCGGCAGGTGCGGGAGCCCGGTGAATCCTCCCGCGGCGGAGCCCTGCCGCAAGACTCCAACCGCACCGGGGCACCACCCACCGAAGCACCTCCCTCGAAGGCCGTGGCTTCGGACCCCTTCGAGGTTGAACTTCGACCGCGCGTTCGCGTCGCCAAACAACGCGCGATCGACGTCACCAATCCCTACGACAGCCCATGA
- a CDS encoding DUF4384 domain-containing protein: MTTPTSTKTAAIGSLMLRRFRAGELDGPTRAAIEKALTERPELRVKLEALDAEQAAFEAEVPFERFAGGVRRAARDMRLATRRPARAPWLATAGLGMAAAAVLALWARPSPSPSSSPPRAGDANRLKGADDDARAEVRVAHANGGPQAHAASGQLFSLRAGDRVRIGLRPRVDGHVAVLSVDERAVVTPLYPEAGDALAVASSSQPVFLPDSLSFDGSGREVLYVLFSHRAFTLEEILTTLARREQGQPLTVAERLARLPGFAISQFPFDKP; the protein is encoded by the coding sequence ATGACCACCCCGACATCTACAAAGACCGCGGCGATCGGAAGCTTGATGCTACGCCGCTTTCGCGCCGGTGAGCTCGATGGCCCCACCCGCGCCGCGATCGAAAAAGCGCTCACGGAGCGCCCGGAGCTGCGGGTCAAGCTGGAAGCGCTCGATGCCGAGCAGGCCGCGTTCGAGGCCGAGGTGCCGTTCGAACGCTTTGCCGGCGGCGTACGGCGCGCAGCCCGCGATATGCGCCTTGCGACCCGACGCCCCGCCCGCGCGCCCTGGCTGGCCACGGCGGGGCTGGGCATGGCCGCAGCTGCGGTCCTGGCGCTGTGGGCCCGCCCCTCGCCCTCCCCCTCCTCGTCGCCCCCGCGCGCGGGGGATGCAAACCGCCTCAAGGGCGCCGACGACGATGCGCGGGCCGAGGTGCGCGTGGCCCACGCCAACGGAGGCCCCCAGGCGCACGCGGCCAGCGGACAGCTGTTTTCGCTCCGCGCGGGAGATCGCGTACGCATTGGCCTGCGTCCCCGGGTGGACGGGCATGTGGCCGTGCTGAGCGTCGACGAACGAGCCGTCGTGACACCGCTTTATCCGGAGGCCGGAGACGCGCTCGCGGTGGCCTCCTCATCCCAACCGGTGTTCCTGCCCGACAGCCTCAGCTTCGACGGGTCGGGCCGCGAGGTTCTCTACGTTCTCTTCTCGCATCGTGCGTTCACGCTCGAGGAGATCCTCACCACGCTGGCTCGCAGGGAGCAGGGCCAGCCCCTCACGGTCGCAGAGCGGCTTGCCCGCCTGCCCGGCTTCGCGATCTCCCAGTTCCCTTTCGATAAGCCTTGA
- a CDS encoding NUDIX hydrolase, producing the protein MSRPPEPPAPETQENPWTTRKVETRYENPWIRVEHHDVLTPAGTSGIYGTVRFKNVAVGVVPLDGEGNTWLVGQFRYPLGRYSWEIPEGGAPAGETLEQAAARELQEEVGLGARRWRKILEMDLSNSVTDERAVIFLAQDLFETQAAPEETEKLCLRKVPFETFFEEVLAGAHRDSLTVAAALRVKLLMLQGAL; encoded by the coding sequence ATGAGCCGCCCCCCAGAGCCCCCCGCGCCCGAGACGCAGGAAAACCCGTGGACGACCCGCAAAGTCGAGACGCGCTACGAAAATCCCTGGATCCGCGTAGAGCACCACGATGTGCTCACACCGGCAGGCACCTCTGGGATCTACGGGACCGTGCGCTTCAAGAATGTCGCCGTGGGGGTGGTGCCGCTCGATGGTGAGGGAAACACCTGGCTGGTGGGTCAGTTTCGTTATCCCCTCGGCCGCTATAGCTGGGAGATTCCGGAAGGCGGTGCGCCCGCGGGGGAGACGCTCGAGCAGGCGGCCGCGCGCGAGCTGCAGGAAGAGGTAGGCCTGGGTGCACGAAGATGGCGCAAGATCTTGGAGATGGATCTTTCCAACTCGGTCACGGATGAACGCGCGGTGATTTTTTTGGCCCAGGACTTGTTCGAGACCCAGGCCGCGCCGGAGGAGACGGAGAAACTGTGCCTGCGCAAGGTGCCCTTCGAAACCTTCTTCGAAGAGGTCTTGGCGGGTGCACATCGCGATAGCCTGACCGTGGCCGCAGCCCTGCGGGTGAAGCTGCTGATGCTGCAAGGCGCGCTTTAG
- a CDS encoding caspase family protein, producing the protein MWTALFVGVALAGRVGSAQAQTDVRFGLFVGNDLGGPGTSPLLYAREDARRMRDVLLRLGNLRDENTILLLGQDAAAFRQAVDALELRLRAAEARQERTTLIVYYSGHAKDGELRLGASRLPMDELRSRVSRSHATLKLAVVDACHAGGFTRTKGARKAPAFEVEATSAAQASGTVLLTSSSFDEDAQESDHIGGSYFSHHFVSGLQGAADRSGDGKVTLAEAYAHAYARTVASTAESAAGPQHPTFRYELEGNGDFVLSDYTQRREGLRLPAAAPAGTYFLVDDRGVVAAELDKAANQERRVSVAPGVYKVKRRLADRLRVGQVRVVPGELAVLDEGRLHDTPFADDPVKGVARDLPGHFALSVGATSQAFFEKPTRESLFPPSGLLAAELTMSNFLRHDWVLGFDLALGGGQGSVEDVAGGLSFETRQVNLGASLWAEWPWRDGDLTPFFGARMAFVFLDRRFEDEGLPAQFFSTFSPGLVGGLRYRLSRHMALLGRGRVHYLLYNVDQNRSLGFAELTLALGYDF; encoded by the coding sequence CTGTGGACCGCCCTCTTCGTGGGGGTGGCCCTTGCCGGGCGCGTGGGGTCCGCGCAGGCCCAAACAGACGTGCGCTTTGGCCTCTTCGTGGGCAATGACCTCGGGGGCCCCGGGACAAGTCCGCTGCTTTACGCCCGCGAAGACGCCCGGCGCATGCGCGACGTGTTGTTGCGGCTCGGGAATCTGCGCGACGAAAACACCATCCTGCTGCTTGGCCAAGACGCCGCGGCGTTTCGCCAGGCCGTGGACGCCCTGGAGCTGCGCCTCCGCGCCGCCGAGGCCCGCCAAGAGCGCACCACGCTCATCGTGTACTACTCTGGCCACGCCAAGGACGGTGAGCTGCGGCTTGGCGCCTCACGCTTGCCCATGGATGAGCTGCGCAGCCGGGTGAGCCGCAGTCACGCCACTTTGAAGCTGGCCGTCGTCGACGCCTGCCACGCGGGCGGCTTCACGCGGACCAAGGGCGCCCGGAAAGCCCCCGCCTTCGAGGTGGAAGCCACGTCGGCGGCCCAGGCCAGCGGCACGGTGCTGCTCACCTCCAGCAGCTTCGACGAAGACGCCCAGGAATCGGATCACATCGGCGGCAGCTACTTTTCTCATCACTTCGTGAGCGGCTTGCAGGGCGCCGCCGATCGCTCGGGTGATGGCAAGGTGACCTTGGCCGAAGCCTATGCGCACGCGTACGCCCGCACCGTGGCCAGCACCGCCGAGAGCGCGGCAGGTCCCCAGCACCCCACCTTCCGCTACGAGCTCGAAGGCAACGGCGACTTCGTGCTGTCCGATTACACGCAACGGCGGGAGGGCCTGCGTTTACCCGCAGCCGCTCCCGCAGGCACCTACTTTTTGGTGGATGACCGCGGGGTGGTTGCCGCCGAGCTCGACAAAGCCGCGAACCAGGAGCGTCGCGTGTCGGTGGCTCCAGGCGTTTACAAGGTCAAGCGACGCCTGGCCGATCGCCTGCGCGTGGGGCAGGTGCGTGTCGTGCCCGGTGAGCTGGCGGTGCTGGACGAAGGGCGGCTTCACGACACGCCCTTTGCGGACGACCCCGTCAAGGGTGTCGCACGAGACCTTCCCGGACACTTTGCGCTCAGCGTGGGGGCCACGAGCCAGGCCTTCTTCGAGAAGCCCACGCGCGAAAGCCTGTTCCCACCGAGCGGCCTTTTGGCCGCCGAGCTGACGATGTCGAACTTTCTTCGCCACGATTGGGTGCTGGGCTTCGACCTTGCCTTGGGCGGCGGGCAAGGAAGCGTCGAGGACGTTGCGGGGGGGCTTTCCTTCGAGACACGCCAGGTGAATCTCGGGGCCAGCCTGTGGGCCGAGTGGCCGTGGCGCGATGGCGATCTCACGCCGTTTTTCGGCGCGCGCATGGCATTTGTCTTCCTCGACCGCCGCTTCGAGGACGAGGGCCTGCCGGCTCAGTTCTTCTCGACCTTTTCACCCGGGCTCGTGGGCGGCCTGCGCTACCGCCTGAGCCGCCACATGGCCCTGCTCGGCCGCGGGCGCGTGCACTATCTTCTCTACAACGTCGACCAAAACCGCTCGCTGGGCTTCGCGGAACTCACCTTGGCACTGGGCTACGATTTTTGA
- a CDS encoding sigma-70 family RNA polymerase sigma factor, with the protein MLRAIAGGKTEADPREPLSTLYAKYGGAVFGRCVYILRDNAKAEDAMQDVFAKALENFGGFRAEASPLTWLMQIATHHCLNVLRSERAGWRARFRREQVARGEEHGGPQVFEARDLVRRLLGRFDAETQAAAIHYHVDEMTLEEVATALGRSIPTVRKRLDVFAEALRKELAA; encoded by the coding sequence ATGCTGCGCGCGATTGCCGGAGGAAAAACCGAGGCCGACCCACGGGAGCCGCTCAGCACCCTCTACGCCAAGTACGGGGGCGCCGTCTTCGGGCGCTGCGTGTATATCCTGAGGGACAATGCGAAGGCAGAGGACGCCATGCAGGATGTGTTTGCCAAGGCGCTCGAGAACTTTGGCGGCTTTCGCGCCGAGGCCTCACCGCTCACGTGGCTCATGCAGATCGCGACCCATCACTGCCTGAACGTGCTGCGCAGCGAACGGGCGGGGTGGAGGGCCCGGTTCCGACGCGAGCAGGTGGCACGCGGTGAAGAGCATGGAGGCCCGCAGGTCTTCGAGGCGCGTGATCTCGTGCGGCGCCTGCTCGGCCGCTTCGACGCCGAGACCCAGGCGGCGGCCATTCACTACCACGTGGACGAAATGACGCTCGAGGAAGTGGCCACGGCGCTCGGCCGCTCGATCCCCACCGTGCGCAAGCGTCTCGATGTTTTTGCGGAAGCCCTCCGCAAGGAGCTGGCGGCGTGA
- a CDS encoding transposase gives MFRVDTPGRPAFFATPPPRDEEVAEVTARIWEGVTRALASSEGRDADDAEALSVIAGASVKALIATGRRRGQAVMRLGNDPIASWEPYVLGKQCAFVEGFNLHASTRIAANDRDGLERLIRYIARPPLSEDRLSELPDGRVAVRLKRPWRDGTTHVAFTAEEFIEKLVALVPRPRAHLVRYHGVFAPAAADRARIVPGGAGRKARRGCGKREGEGDGGEDHVTEPQRRDDAAAMSWAELMRRVFAHEVLVCPRCAGPMKVLGPVQERGAIEKILAYKGLSAEVPRWSPARGPPGGTGETGCDSDLWPA, from the coding sequence GTGTTCCGTGTCGACACGCCCGGTCGGCCCGCGTTCTTCGCCACGCCACCTCCGCGCGATGAGGAGGTGGCCGAGGTGACCGCGCGGATCTGGGAGGGTGTGACACGGGCGCTTGCCTCGTCAGAGGGACGAGACGCTGACGACGCCGAGGCGCTCTCCGTGATCGCAGGCGCTTCGGTCAAAGCCCTCATCGCCACGGGAAGGCGCCGAGGACAAGCGGTCATGCGGCTCGGCAACGATCCGATCGCGTCGTGGGAACCCTACGTGTTGGGGAAGCAGTGCGCGTTCGTCGAGGGCTTCAACCTGCACGCCAGCACGCGCATCGCAGCCAACGACAGGGATGGCCTGGAGCGGCTGATTCGCTACATCGCCAGGCCACCGCTGAGCGAAGATAGGCTTTCGGAGTTACCCGACGGGCGTGTGGCCGTCAGGCTCAAACGGCCGTGGCGCGACGGCACCACGCACGTTGCGTTTACGGCCGAGGAGTTCATTGAGAAGCTGGTGGCGTTGGTGCCACGTCCGCGCGCCCACCTGGTTCGCTACCACGGTGTGTTCGCGCCTGCGGCGGCGGATCGGGCCCGCATCGTGCCGGGAGGGGCAGGGCGCAAGGCGCGACGAGGGTGTGGCAAGCGCGAGGGCGAAGGTGATGGGGGCGAGGACCACGTTACGGAGCCGCAAAGGCGAGACGACGCAGCGGCGATGAGTTGGGCCGAGCTCATGCGGCGCGTGTTCGCTCACGAGGTGCTGGTGTGCCCGCGCTGCGCGGGGCCGATGAAGGTGCTGGGCCCTGTGCAAGAGCGAGGGGCTATCGAGAAGATCCTGGCCTACAAGGGCCTGTCAGCGGAGGTGCCCAGGTGGTCACCGGCGAGGGGACCGCCCGGAGGCACGGGCGAAACGGGATGTGATTCGGATCTGTGGCCGGCTTGA
- a CDS encoding transposase zinc-binding domain-containing protein, giving the protein MVDRAAGKVSGYRRREPETTQLYRLVQDTWLTFRDNLQGEGGFLPAFVAAEFEAYLGCGILGKGFVNVRCEACAETRVVAFSCKRRGFCPSCLGRRMGETAAHVVDNVFPAVPARQWVLTVPHALRYRMAREPHLASVVLRVFLREVSRWYRKRARKAGVRGGTRIGRRDGDPALRLRPCAERSLSFRSDRRRVPCRHARSARVLRHATSAR; this is encoded by the coding sequence GTGGTCGACAGAGCCGCAGGGAAGGTCTCCGGGTATCGACGCCGCGAGCCTGAAACAACGCAGCTCTACCGCCTGGTGCAGGACACCTGGCTCACGTTCCGCGACAACCTACAAGGCGAGGGTGGTTTTCTGCCCGCCTTCGTGGCGGCGGAGTTCGAGGCGTATCTGGGTTGCGGGATTCTGGGCAAGGGTTTCGTCAACGTTCGTTGCGAAGCCTGCGCCGAGACGCGGGTGGTGGCATTTTCGTGCAAACGAAGAGGCTTTTGCCCCAGCTGCCTTGGGCGACGCATGGGCGAGACGGCCGCGCACGTGGTGGACAACGTGTTTCCGGCGGTCCCAGCGCGCCAGTGGGTGCTGACGGTGCCGCACGCGCTTCGCTACCGCATGGCGCGCGAGCCACACCTGGCCAGCGTGGTGCTGAGGGTCTTTCTGCGCGAGGTGAGCCGGTGGTACCGAAAGCGTGCGCGCAAGGCCGGGGTGCGGGGGGGGACTCGCATTGGGCGCCGTGACGGTGATCCAGCGCTTCGGCTCCGGCCTTGCGCTGAACGTTCACTTTCATTCCGTAGTGACCGACGGCGTGTTCCGTGTCGACACGCCCGGTCGGCCCGCGTTCTTCGCCACGCCACCTCCGCGCGATGA
- a CDS encoding ISAzo13 family transposase — translation VANEAIAFGYGGIVAASRATGMAPSVVGRGIAEVRAIENGTASHLPPTRSRRPGAGRKKATEKDPRLIPDLKKLVESTTRGDPESPLLWTARSQRNLVEALKKQGHQTSMKMVSRLLKELGYSLQANRKRLEGAQHPDRNAQFEHINETLRRQLETNEPAISVDTKKRELVGPYKNGGRELSGKEDPVDVNVHDFVDDEKGRATPYGIYDLQKNEAWVSVGVSHDTGEFAVQSIRTWWSEMGASRYPNATSLVITADGGGSNGYRLRLWKLELQKLVDDLRFPITVCHLPPGTSKWNKIEHRLFSFITQNWRGKPLVTHQVIVNLIAATTTTTGLLVKSRVDSRTYAKGRRVSDKDLALVNLDPNVFHGEWNYTIHPTVPT, via the coding sequence GTGGCGAACGAGGCGATCGCTTTTGGCTACGGCGGCATTGTCGCTGCATCTCGTGCGACGGGTATGGCACCGAGCGTGGTGGGGCGCGGGATCGCCGAAGTACGGGCGATCGAAAACGGGACGGCGAGCCATTTACCGCCAACGCGAAGCCGTCGACCAGGCGCCGGGCGCAAGAAGGCAACCGAGAAGGATCCGAGATTGATTCCGGATCTGAAGAAGCTTGTAGAATCGACGACACGCGGAGATCCCGAGTCGCCGCTTCTGTGGACAGCTCGTAGCCAGCGCAATCTCGTGGAGGCGCTCAAGAAGCAGGGGCACCAAACGAGCATGAAGATGGTCTCAAGACTGCTCAAGGAGCTCGGCTACAGTCTCCAGGCGAATCGCAAGCGGCTTGAGGGCGCGCAGCATCCAGATCGAAACGCTCAGTTTGAGCACATCAACGAGACACTCCGTCGACAGCTCGAAACGAACGAGCCGGCGATCTCTGTGGACACGAAGAAACGAGAGCTTGTCGGACCGTACAAGAACGGCGGCCGCGAGCTCAGCGGGAAGGAAGATCCGGTCGATGTGAACGTGCACGACTTCGTCGACGACGAAAAGGGACGCGCCACACCGTACGGCATCTACGACCTCCAGAAGAACGAGGCGTGGGTCAGCGTTGGCGTGAGCCACGACACGGGGGAATTCGCGGTGCAGAGCATCCGCACCTGGTGGAGCGAGATGGGCGCCTCGAGGTATCCAAACGCGACCTCGCTCGTGATCACGGCGGACGGAGGTGGAAGCAACGGCTATAGGCTGCGCCTATGGAAGCTCGAGCTACAAAAGCTCGTCGACGACCTGCGCTTCCCCATCACCGTCTGTCATCTGCCTCCGGGAACGAGCAAGTGGAACAAGATCGAGCACCGCTTGTTTTCCTTCATCACCCAGAACTGGCGCGGAAAGCCTCTGGTCACCCATCAAGTCATCGTCAATCTAATCGCAGCGACGACGACGACGACCGGACTGCTCGTGAAGAGCCGAGTCGACAGTCGCACTTACGCCAAGGGTCGCCGCGTCTCGGACAAGGACCTCGCACTCGTGAATCTCGATCCCAACGTCTTCCACGGCGAGTGGAACTACACCATCCACCCGACCGTACCGACATGA